In the Drosophila takahashii strain IR98-3 E-12201 chromosome 3R, DtakHiC1v2, whole genome shotgun sequence genome, one interval contains:
- the LOC108063348 gene encoding lachesin has product MCAHTSAEPSNNILMSAQSMMTKNEPMFISRSETFKFITGETIVLPCEVANTDTYVVAWKRGIAILTAGSVKVTPDPRVRLVNGFNLQIRDALPTDAGDYICQIATMDPREITHTVEILVPPRIHHISTGGHLQVKKGSSVRIECSATGNPMPNVTWSRKNNILPNGEEKLHSHVLSIENVDRHKGGVYICTANNRVGQPASSQVVLHVLFSPEISVERPVVFSGEGHEATLVCIVHGETQPEVIWFKDTMQLDTTERHIMETRGSRHTLIIRKVHPQDFGNYSCVAENQLGKARKTLQLSGKPNVAVFNSPPISQYKDRYNISWAVDSHSPIEEYKLSFRKLPQGHEVVGNAIDSPSSSSSMSMSSSSSSSQMYGSGSGLHGHRIGSNMGGLSGLSGSGSYSGYGNVMHWGHNDWRDVVLPAVPVSHHYAQGMSYMVRGLDPDQHYEATVQSRNRYGWSDLTNSFVFSTSSNDGPVDLSTFLNHGLSDNEMRDLSVTFYGSSAINRQKLGLLALSSATLALSLLVA; this is encoded by the exons ACACGTACGTTGTGGCCTGGAAGCGTGGAATCGCCATATTGACCGCCGGATCCGTGAAAGTAACGCCCGATCCCCGAGTGCGTTTGGTCAATGGATTTAATCTGCAGATACGCGACGCTCTGCCCACGGATGCCGGTGATTATATCTGCCAGATTGCCACTATGGATCCCCGGGAAATCACCCACACGGTCGAGATACTCG TGCCGCCGAGGATTCATCACATTAGCACCGGCGGACATTTGCAAGTCAAGAAGGGCTCGTCGGTGCGCATCGAGTGCTCGGCCACGGGTAATCCAATGCCGAATGTGACTTGGAGCCGcaagaataatattttgcCCAACG GCGAGGAGAAGCTCCACTCGCACGTCCTCTCCATCGAGAATGTGGATCGGCACAAGGGCGGCGTCTACATTTGCACTGCCAACAATCGCGTGGGCCAGCCCGCTTCCAGCCAGGTCGTGCTCCATGTCCTGT TTTCGCCGGAAATCTCCGTGGAGCGTCCCGTGGTCTTTTCGGGCGAAGGGCACGAGGCCACGCTGGTCTGCATCGTCCACGGCGAAACCCAGCCTGAG GTAATTTGGTTCAAAGACACCATGCAATTGGATACCACCGAGCGTCACATCATGGAGACGCGGGGATCGCGGCACACGCTGATTATACGCAAAGTGCATCCGCAGGACTTTGGCAACTACTCCTGTGTGGCCGAGAATCAGCTGGGGAAGGCACGCAAGACCCTGCAGCTGAGCGGAAAACCGAACGTGGCCGTTTTTAATTCACCGCCAATCAGTCAGTACAAGGACAG ATACAACATCTCCTGGGCCGTCGACTCGCATTCGCCCATCGAGGAGTACAAGCTGTCCTTCCGCAAGTTGCCGCAAGGACACGAGGTCGTTGGCAATGCCATCGACtcgccctcctcctcctcctcaatGTCgatgtcctcctcctcctcctcctcccagaTGTATGGCTCTGGCTCCGGGCTACACGGCCATCGGATTGGCAGCAACATGGGCGGACTGTCCGGATTGTCTGGCAGTGGCAGCTACTCCGGCTACGGCAACGTGATGCACTGGGGCCACAACGACTGGCGCGACGTCGTCCTGCCGGCCGTTCCCGTTTCGCACCACTACGCGCAGGGCATGAGCTACATGGTGCGCGGCCTGGATCCCGACCAGCACTACGAGGCCACCGTGCAGTCCAG GAATCGTTACGGATGGAGCGATTTGACCAACAGTTTTGTCTTCTCCACATCATCGAATG ATGGACCTGTCGATCTGTCAACCTTTTTGAATCACGGTCTGTCAG ATAACGAGATGAGGGATCTGAGCGTCACCTTCTACGGCAGCAGCGCCATCAACCGGCAGAAACTGGGACTACTGGCCCTGAGTTCCGCCACTTTGGCTTTGAGCCTCCTGGTGGCCTAA